In Oceanispirochaeta sp. M1, the genomic stretch AGCTCTTCGTAGCGCCTGTTCCGGTAATGGAGAGACAGGTTCTCCGAGAGCTTTCTAATGGCAGATCTTTTATTTTTTTTATAGCGGAAAAAAGTCTCATCTGTCCCGAAAAAATCAGACTCCACGGCGATATCCGCCTCCTTGTAAAGAGAGAATAGAGTCTCAGGCGATTCCGATACAGTGCTGATTCCCCAAACTCCGCTGTCATTGTCAGTGTCTATCTCTGGTTTATCTGTATTTGAATTTAGAATAAAGGCTGTTTTCTTTTTATCAGATCTAAGGGCTATATAGTCTGTCTTGCCCGAAGGATTCAGAACCGCCAGCCTTTCCACTAAACGATCCTTTACGATTGCAACGGACCAATAGGAATATCTTCCGGGAAGTCCCCTCGCGAACAACTCCTTTCTAAGATCCCCCTCATCACTGCCAAGGGAGTCCAGCAACTCAATGCCTTCTATCCTTCTCTTCTCCATCAGTTTCTTCTTGATTTTTATCAAAAGCTCCGATGTTTCATCTTTCTTAATCGGTTTTAGGTAATAATCAAATGCTCCGTAGTGCATTGCCTTTTGCACATATTTAAATTCATCAAATCCACTAATGACAACGATCAGGGGCGGATCTTTCCTCCCGGTAAGTTTTTCCATGAACTCAATCCCCGATAATCCCGGCATCCGAATATCGAGGAAAACAACATCACAATCCTGCTTCAAACATTGTTCAAAGGCGTCGAATGGATTTGTGGACCTGAAGATTACGTTAAAACCATGCTCTGCCCAAGAAAAAGTCTTTTCGATCCCTGAAAGTGTCCAGGGTTCATCATCAACGAGTATCACGTTAAACATAACGTACCGCCCTTATGTTCCGCA encodes the following:
- a CDS encoding response regulator yields the protein MFNVILVDDEPWTLSGIEKTFSWAEHGFNVIFRSTNPFDAFEQCLKQDCDVVFLDIRMPGLSGIEFMEKLTGRKDPPLIVVISGFDEFKYVQKAMHYGAFDYYLKPIKKDETSELLIKIKKKLMEKRRIEGIELLDSLGSDEGDLRKELFARGLPGRYSYWSVAIVKDRLVERLAVLNPSGKTDYIALRSDKKKTAFILNSNTDKPEIDTDNDSGVWGISTVSESPETLFSLYKEADIAVESDFFGTDETFFRYKKNKRSAIRKLSENLSLHYRNRRYEELKNGIKMIPQLFGEKIFSIEALVFFWNEILSSISGNESGALLYDYNCIVKNFSGIEDYCHQLYTLIIDREALGTEDISGSRNNNFTKMLNYLEIHFCENLQLRGLSDQFGINYTYCSELCNKILGTSFSKYINQLRIKEACSLIDNTEKSLQEIAETVGYSDYFYFSRVFRKTMDLSPLKYRNMRDKVMIEQ